A stretch of Microbacterium sp. LWH3-1.2 DNA encodes these proteins:
- a CDS encoding class I adenylate-forming enzyme family protein: protein MIIPLGGEVAGLLERVREVRDAGDIPLVGDPRWPRAQWEAVLGAAAKAGSPEGIAWASLTSGSSGSPRLVLRTASSWSDSFPAISELLCADPGEAVALTAPPASSLTLFSIAHALSGGPRPVLGAVDGAEVTCLHGTPQALRAILDAGAPPQLRTALVGGSHLDTALRERARVAGIRVVSYYGAAELSFVAIDHGDGMRAFPGVELAIRDGELWVRSPFVASGYAGAPGPLRRDGDWATVGDRAELIDGRLRLLGRADDAILSASATIVPEEVEEVLRTIPGVRDAIVFGLPRERIGALIAAFVELEGPGPDAALREIIATRLAPAHRPRQWFAGELPRTASGKAARAEAVRRVCDGEVSRLVV from the coding sequence GTGATCATCCCGCTGGGCGGCGAGGTCGCCGGTCTCCTCGAGCGTGTGCGCGAGGTTCGCGATGCGGGCGACATCCCGCTCGTGGGCGATCCTCGCTGGCCCCGCGCCCAATGGGAGGCGGTGCTCGGGGCGGCAGCAAAGGCCGGCTCGCCCGAGGGCATCGCCTGGGCCTCGCTCACGTCGGGGAGCAGCGGCAGTCCACGGCTCGTTCTGCGCACCGCATCCTCGTGGAGCGACTCGTTCCCGGCGATCTCGGAACTGCTGTGCGCGGATCCGGGCGAGGCGGTGGCACTGACCGCGCCGCCCGCCTCCTCGCTGACGCTCTTCTCGATCGCGCACGCACTGTCGGGTGGCCCGCGCCCGGTGCTCGGCGCCGTCGACGGCGCGGAGGTCACGTGCCTGCACGGCACTCCGCAGGCACTGCGGGCGATTCTCGACGCGGGCGCGCCACCGCAGCTGCGGACCGCGCTCGTGGGGGGCTCGCACCTCGACACCGCGCTCCGGGAGCGGGCGCGGGTTGCCGGCATCCGTGTCGTGTCTTACTACGGGGCGGCCGAGCTCTCGTTCGTCGCCATCGACCACGGCGACGGAATGCGCGCGTTTCCCGGCGTCGAGCTGGCGATCCGCGACGGCGAGCTGTGGGTGCGGTCGCCGTTCGTGGCGTCCGGGTACGCGGGCGCGCCCGGTCCGCTGCGCCGCGACGGCGATTGGGCGACGGTCGGCGACCGCGCCGAGCTCATCGACGGACGACTGCGTCTCCTCGGACGCGCGGACGATGCCATCCTGAGCGCATCCGCGACGATCGTGCCCGAGGAGGTCGAAGAGGTTCTGCGCACGATCCCGGGTGTCCGCGATGCGATCGTGTTCGGTCTTCCACGCGAACGGATCGGGGCGCTGATCGCGGCATTCGTCGAGCTCGAAGGCCCCGGCCCCGACGCCGCTCTGCGCGAGATCATTGCGACGCGCCTGGCACCGGCGCATCGCCCACGCCAGTGGTTCGCCGGCGAGCTGCCGCGCACCGCGTCGGGCAAAGCGGCGCGCGCCGAAGCCGTGCGCCGAGTGTGCGATGGGGAGGTGTCGCGCCTTGTCGTCTGA
- a CDS encoding dihydrofolate reductase family protein: MDAERSRDGQHGAVHVDAARRAAGDKDVLVHGAATAQRAIAAGLLDEIEIHLIPVLLGAGRRLFEASRSPGRELERIRVLSGEGGVTHLRYRLRY; this comes from the coding sequence ATCGACGCAGAGCGGAGTCGGGATGGGCAACACGGTGCTGTACATGTCGATGCCGCTCGACGGGCGGCCGGAGACAAGGACGTGCTGGTGCACGGTGCCGCCACAGCGCAGCGCGCGATCGCCGCGGGCCTGCTCGATGAGATCGAGATCCACCTGATCCCGGTGCTGCTCGGAGCCGGGCGCCGCCTGTTCGAGGCCTCGCGCTCTCCTGGCCGGGAGCTCGAACGGATCAGGGTCCTGTCGGGGGAGGGTGGCGTCACTCACCTTCGATACCGTCTCCGGTACTGA
- a CDS encoding CHY zinc finger protein, translating into MNRGRPAVRGAVVDAETRCIHYATPLDVIAIKFPCCDEFYPCHLCHHEAAGHPAEQWPTESNHEQAILCGACGHLLTIAAYAHTNACPACAASFNPRCKLHWDLYFDT; encoded by the coding sequence ATGAACCGCGGCCGGCCGGCCGTGCGAGGCGCCGTCGTCGACGCCGAGACGCGCTGCATCCACTACGCGACACCCCTCGACGTCATCGCGATCAAGTTCCCGTGCTGCGACGAGTTCTACCCCTGCCACCTCTGCCACCACGAGGCGGCCGGCCACCCGGCCGAGCAGTGGCCGACGGAATCGAACCACGAGCAAGCCATCCTCTGCGGCGCCTGCGGACACCTCCTCACCATTGCGGCGTACGCCCACACGAACGCGTGCCCGGCCTGCGCGGCATCATTCAATCCGCGCTGCAAACTGCACTGGGACCTGTACTTCGACACCTGA
- a CDS encoding energy-coupling factor ABC transporter ATP-binding protein, which yields MTIRLVAADLRLGETDVLRDVTVDLAARTVAVIGENGSGKSTFARLIGGLVRPTSGTISVLGLDAVRHAAELRRRTAIVFSNPDAQIVMPTVAEDVAFSLRAERMPPADVRERVSAALARFGLTPLADRSAHDLSGGQKQLLALCGAFVRHPDLVIADEPTAYLDARNARRVADHLLRDEGHRLLLVTHDLALAQRCEQAVLFAGGRVVAVGEPGAVVAEYEAALRC from the coding sequence ATGACGATCCGGCTGGTCGCCGCCGATCTCCGCCTCGGCGAGACCGACGTCCTGCGCGACGTGACGGTCGACCTCGCCGCGCGCACCGTCGCGGTCATCGGCGAGAACGGCTCGGGCAAGTCGACGTTCGCCCGCCTCATCGGCGGCCTGGTGCGACCCACCAGCGGGACGATCAGCGTCCTGGGGCTCGACGCTGTCAGGCATGCGGCGGAACTGCGACGACGCACCGCGATCGTGTTCAGCAACCCCGACGCGCAGATCGTGATGCCCACCGTCGCCGAGGACGTCGCGTTCTCACTCCGGGCCGAACGGATGCCGCCCGCCGACGTCCGCGAACGGGTCTCAGCCGCCCTCGCGAGGTTCGGGCTCACGCCGCTCGCCGACCGCTCCGCGCACGACCTGTCGGGCGGACAGAAGCAGCTGCTCGCGCTGTGCGGCGCGTTCGTGCGCCACCCCGACCTGGTGATCGCAGACGAGCCGACCGCCTACCTCGACGCCCGCAATGCGCGCCGTGTCGCCGACCACCTGCTCCGGGACGAGGGGCACCGGCTTCTCCTGGTGACCCACGACCTCGCCCTGGCGCAGCGCTGCGAGCAGGCGGTGCTCTTCGCCGGAGGGCGGGTCGTGGCGGTCGGTGAGCCCGGGGCTGTGGTGGCCGAGTACGAGGCGGCTCTGCGATGCTGA
- a CDS encoding ABC transporter permease — protein sequence MKSSTRGWTAAKRSFRRHWQLYLLIAVPIVWFAVFRYWPMSNAIIAFKDYNVVEGVWGSDWAGLEYFQRAFENPRFWTLVSNTFILSALVLIFSFPVPIVLAIALNEVRSTFFRNTVQMVTYAPYFISTVVVVSMTLVFLSPRIGLANQFLNIFGVQSIDFLSNPDLFRPIYVISDIWQTTGYAAVIYLAALAGIDPSLHEAARIDGATRVQKILHVDIPGILPTAMVILVLGVGNVMAIGFEKAFLLQNPLNLATSEILPTYTYKVGLLNADFSQAAAIGLFNAVINLVLLLVVNVVAKRTTGSGLW from the coding sequence GTGAAGAGCAGCACCCGCGGCTGGACCGCCGCCAAGCGCAGCTTCCGCCGCCACTGGCAGCTCTACCTGCTGATCGCTGTCCCGATCGTCTGGTTCGCCGTCTTCCGGTACTGGCCGATGAGCAACGCCATCATCGCTTTCAAGGACTACAACGTCGTTGAAGGGGTGTGGGGAAGCGACTGGGCCGGCCTCGAGTATTTTCAGCGTGCCTTCGAGAACCCGCGCTTCTGGACGCTGGTGTCGAACACCTTCATCCTGTCCGCACTCGTCCTGATCTTCAGCTTCCCGGTGCCGATCGTGCTCGCGATCGCCCTGAACGAAGTGCGAAGCACCTTCTTCCGCAACACCGTGCAGATGGTGACATACGCGCCTTACTTCATCTCGACCGTAGTCGTGGTCTCCATGACCTTGGTGTTCCTGTCTCCCCGGATCGGTCTCGCCAACCAGTTCCTGAATATCTTCGGAGTTCAGTCGATCGACTTCCTGAGCAATCCAGATCTCTTTCGGCCCATCTACGTCATCAGCGATATCTGGCAGACCACAGGTTACGCGGCGGTAATCTACCTGGCCGCGCTCGCCGGAATCGACCCGAGCCTGCACGAAGCAGCACGTATCGATGGCGCGACTCGGGTCCAGAAGATTCTCCATGTTGACATCCCCGGCATCCTGCCGACAGCGATGGTCATCCTGGTCCTCGGAGTCGGCAACGTCATGGCGATCGGCTTTGAGAAGGCGTTCCTGCTGCAGAATCCGCTGAACCTTGCCACATCGGAGATCTTGCCCACGTACACATACAAGGTCGGCCTGCTCAACGCGGACTTCAGCCAGGCCGCGGCTATCGGGCTTTTCAACGCCGTGATCAACCTCGTGCTGCTGCTGGTCGTCAACGTCGTGGCCAAGCGAACCACCGGGAGCGGACTATGGTGA
- a CDS encoding lysophospholipid acyltransferase family protein: MTVPAPPGPAPAPRPGAVYFLGRVVLRPLFWLFYRPRIVGRGNVPEEGPVLLASNHLASLDTVIIPTSAARPVQFLIKSSYFTGSGMLGRVKRWFFTSIGGVPVYRATGRDARAALDAGSSILRAGSVFAVFPEGTRSRDGKLHEGHGGAAWMARDTGAAVVPVGLIGTGTAKPLSHLLPGRPRLEVHFGEPLDLADLEGVPDGKARREITERMMTAIARLSGQERSGSVNATSRD, from the coding sequence GTGACAGTGCCTGCTCCGCCGGGCCCCGCCCCTGCACCGCGGCCCGGTGCCGTCTACTTCCTGGGGCGGGTGGTGCTGCGCCCGTTGTTCTGGCTGTTCTACCGCCCGCGCATCGTCGGTCGGGGGAACGTGCCTGAGGAGGGGCCGGTGCTGCTGGCGAGCAACCACCTCGCGTCGCTCGACACGGTCATCATCCCGACCTCCGCGGCCCGCCCCGTGCAGTTCCTCATCAAGTCGTCGTACTTCACGGGATCCGGGATGCTCGGCCGCGTCAAGCGCTGGTTCTTCACATCGATCGGCGGTGTCCCGGTCTACCGTGCGACCGGCCGCGATGCACGTGCCGCGCTCGACGCGGGCAGCAGCATCCTGCGGGCCGGGAGCGTGTTCGCGGTATTCCCCGAGGGAACCCGCTCACGCGACGGGAAGCTGCACGAGGGTCACGGCGGCGCGGCGTGGATGGCCCGCGACACGGGCGCCGCCGTCGTGCCCGTCGGGCTGATCGGGACCGGCACCGCCAAGCCGCTGAGCCATCTGCTGCCGGGGAGGCCGCGCCTGGAGGTGCACTTCGGCGAGCCGCTCGACCTCGCCGACCTCGAGGGCGTGCCGGACGGCAAGGCTCGTCGCGAGATCACCGAGCGCATGATGACCGCCATCGCACGCCTGAGCGGGCAGGAACGCTCCGGCAGCGTGAACGCGACGTCGCGCGACTGA
- a CDS encoding DUF2461 domain-containing protein: MGFEGLDRDAVTFYAELRAHNTKTWWTANRARYDAVVRGPFEALGSELEPEFGAVKIFRPYRDVRFSADKTPYKLHIGMVSQARVAHYLQLSEDGLMLGGGMYDVPPAALARFREAVDDPRTAEDLDALIAELRSAGFELLREDALKTAPRGYRADHPRIQLLQLKRLAVGRREPPADWMWTPDAYDIIADDWRTVSTWCAWLTETLGAELLEATRSPRRGGSDRM; encoded by the coding sequence GTGGGATTCGAAGGACTCGATCGCGACGCCGTTACGTTCTACGCCGAGCTGCGCGCCCACAACACGAAGACGTGGTGGACGGCGAACAGAGCGCGCTACGACGCGGTCGTTCGCGGGCCGTTCGAGGCGCTCGGTTCGGAGCTCGAGCCGGAGTTCGGTGCCGTGAAGATCTTCCGCCCGTACCGCGACGTCCGCTTCAGCGCCGACAAGACGCCCTACAAGCTGCACATCGGGATGGTCTCGCAGGCGCGAGTTGCGCACTATCTTCAGCTGAGCGAGGACGGCCTGATGCTCGGTGGCGGCATGTATGACGTGCCGCCCGCGGCGCTGGCGCGCTTCCGCGAGGCCGTCGACGATCCGCGCACCGCCGAAGATCTCGACGCGCTGATCGCGGAGCTGCGCAGCGCGGGCTTCGAGCTCCTCCGCGAGGATGCCCTCAAGACCGCGCCCCGCGGCTACCGCGCCGACCATCCGCGCATCCAGCTGCTGCAGCTCAAACGACTCGCGGTCGGCAGGCGGGAGCCTCCCGCCGACTGGATGTGGACGCCTGACGCGTACGACATCATCGCCGACGACTGGCGCACCGTCTCGACCTGGTGCGCCTGGCTGACGGAGACGCTCGGCGCCGAGCTGCTCGAGGCCACCCGGTCGCCGAGGCGGGGCGGCAGCGACCGGATGTGA
- a CDS encoding dihydrofolate reductase family protein gives MGKVVMNASVSVDGFIAADNDDPGPLFEWLLSGDVPLDHSGVLNVSQASYDHIRPYWDEIGVTITGRHVFDITGGWDGKPPSGIDHVVVVTHRPAPEGWDPAAPFHFVDGIEAAVITAKELAGGRIIEVAAGDVGGQMLAAGLVDEVRMDVAPVVLGSGKRYFGSIDSQHLLEDPDVVVRGTRVLHLRYRVRRPPL, from the coding sequence ATGGGGAAGGTGGTCATGAACGCGTCCGTCTCGGTGGATGGCTTCATCGCGGCCGACAACGACGATCCCGGCCCACTGTTCGAATGGCTGCTCAGCGGGGACGTGCCGTTGGACCACAGCGGCGTACTGAATGTGTCGCAAGCGTCCTACGACCACATCCGGCCGTACTGGGACGAGATCGGGGTGACGATCACCGGTCGCCACGTCTTCGACATCACGGGCGGCTGGGACGGGAAGCCTCCGAGCGGAATCGACCACGTCGTCGTCGTGACCCACCGACCGGCTCCCGAGGGTTGGGACCCCGCCGCGCCGTTCCACTTCGTCGACGGCATCGAGGCGGCCGTGATCACAGCGAAGGAGCTCGCCGGCGGCCGCATCATCGAGGTCGCTGCTGGCGACGTCGGCGGCCAGATGCTCGCCGCAGGCTTGGTCGACGAGGTGCGCATGGACGTCGCACCCGTCGTGCTCGGATCGGGCAAGCGTTACTTCGGGTCCATCGACTCGCAGCACCTGTTGGAAGACCCCGACGTCGTTGTTCGGGGCACCCGGGTGCTTCACCTGCGTTACCGGGTGCGCCGCCCGCCCCTCTGA
- a CDS encoding carbohydrate ABC transporter permease: MVTTDAPRTETAAVTLPRHPATRRQRSTHIKDPLIDRVFMIGVYVLLSVFLLVVLLPLVYIVANSLSDASAVSAGRVTFWPVDFSLEGYQVALQNPQILTGFLNSLFYTTVGTFISVALTVAIAYPLSRKDFFGRGVISAGIVFTMLFTGGLIPTYLVVQSLGLLDTRWALLLPQAISVWQVIIAMAYFRTSLPEELYEAAQLDGASDMKFLWSVVLPLSKPMLAVIALMYAIFQWNSYFDALLYLRDADLYPLQLVLRNILILNQPAAGMDPTEVMRRAQMADLLKYSLIVIATVPVMLIYPFIARHFTKGVMVGAVKG; this comes from the coding sequence ATGGTGACCACAGACGCCCCGAGGACCGAAACAGCGGCCGTGACGCTCCCTCGGCATCCCGCCACCCGCCGTCAGCGCTCGACGCATATCAAGGACCCGCTGATCGATCGCGTCTTCATGATCGGCGTCTACGTTCTTCTCTCGGTGTTCCTGCTCGTCGTGCTTCTGCCCTTGGTCTACATCGTGGCCAACTCGTTGAGCGATGCATCGGCAGTGTCTGCTGGGCGAGTGACGTTCTGGCCCGTGGACTTCTCGCTCGAGGGCTACCAAGTCGCGTTGCAGAATCCGCAGATTCTCACCGGCTTCCTCAACTCGCTCTTCTACACCACCGTGGGGACCTTCATCAGCGTGGCGCTCACCGTCGCCATCGCGTACCCGCTTTCACGGAAGGACTTCTTCGGGAGAGGGGTGATCAGCGCAGGAATCGTCTTCACGATGCTGTTCACCGGTGGACTGATTCCGACGTACCTGGTGGTTCAGTCGCTCGGCTTGCTGGACACGAGGTGGGCGCTCCTGCTGCCCCAGGCGATCAGCGTGTGGCAAGTCATCATCGCGATGGCGTACTTCCGCACATCGCTGCCAGAGGAGCTCTACGAGGCCGCCCAGCTTGATGGCGCGAGCGACATGAAGTTCCTATGGTCCGTGGTGCTTCCATTGTCCAAACCGATGCTGGCGGTGATTGCGCTGATGTACGCGATCTTCCAATGGAACTCCTACTTCGACGCACTGCTCTATCTGCGCGACGCGGATCTGTATCCGTTACAGCTCGTGCTGCGGAACATCCTCATTCTCAATCAGCCGGCCGCCGGAATGGACCCCACCGAGGTGATGCGACGCGCGCAGATGGCCGACTTGCTCAAGTATTCGCTGATCGTGATAGCAACCGTCCCCGTCATGCTTATCTACCCGTTCATCGCTCGTCATTTCACCAAAGGCGTCATGGTGGGCGCGGTGAAGGGCTGA
- a CDS encoding flavodoxin family protein: MTGPTSPPATYDDLRAVYINCTLKRSPELSHTQGLMNHSIDLMRAQGVSVDVIRFVDHDVATGVYPDMREHGWDTDAWPDDIWPLIDAADILVIGGPLWLGDNASITRKLIERLYAMSGLFNDRGQYIYYGKTGGAIITGNEDGIKHASMAILYSLQHIGFVIPPAADAGWIGEVGPGPSYLDPGSGGPENDFTNRNTTFMTWNLLHMARLLKDAGGIPAYGNLRKKWDDGEHFGFDANPEYR; this comes from the coding sequence ATGACCGGTCCGACCAGCCCGCCCGCGACGTATGACGACCTCCGTGCGGTCTACATCAACTGCACCCTCAAGCGCAGTCCCGAGCTCTCCCACACACAGGGGCTGATGAACCACAGCATCGACCTCATGCGCGCGCAAGGCGTGAGCGTCGACGTGATCCGCTTCGTCGACCACGATGTCGCAACCGGCGTCTACCCCGACATGCGCGAGCACGGCTGGGACACGGACGCGTGGCCGGACGACATCTGGCCGCTCATCGATGCTGCCGACATCCTCGTGATCGGCGGACCGCTCTGGCTCGGCGACAACGCGTCGATCACACGCAAGCTGATCGAGCGGCTCTACGCGATGAGCGGACTGTTCAACGATCGCGGCCAGTACATCTACTACGGGAAGACCGGCGGGGCGATCATCACCGGCAACGAGGATGGCATCAAGCACGCCTCGATGGCGATCCTCTACAGCCTGCAGCACATCGGGTTCGTCATTCCGCCGGCCGCGGATGCGGGCTGGATCGGCGAGGTCGGTCCCGGTCCGAGCTACCTCGACCCCGGATCGGGCGGCCCCGAGAACGACTTCACCAACCGCAACACCACCTTCATGACCTGGAACCTGCTGCACATGGCCCGGCTCCTGAAGGACGCCGGCGGGATTCCGGCATACGGAAACCTGCGCAAGAAGTGGGACGACGGCGAACACTTCGGGTTCGACGCCAACCCCGAGTACCGCTGA
- a CDS encoding alkaline phosphatase D family protein produces MGSPLLLGPMLRYVDETSASIWVETRADCRVSVHADGRSWQARSFTVHGHHYALVELDRLEPGSVSPYEIDIDGVSVWPDSRSEFPASVIATRTRGQRSRIAYGSCRTSVPHDKSGNRTHGVDSLRAFALAVADGREARPDLMLFLGDQVYADSTTKEMQAFIRARRNIHEEPGKELKDFEEYAHLYRLAWSDGANRWLLSCVPSAMIFDDHDIRDDWNASLDWKRKMEATSWWHERIVAGLASYWVYQHLGNLSPRERAADQMWQQISGRDDDASRDLTAALDEFADRCDKEPNSYRWSYSRDFDATRLIVLDSRVSRDLTPSARGLLNDRELTWFDDHMRGGFRHVLIATSLPFLLPLGLHHVEAWDEAIAQGAWGRPAAWVGERLRRTFDLEHWGAFQNSFQAVAGITAELADGDRGPSPLTVTYLSGDVHFSYLAEVERENGSRIVQAVCSPMRNPLPRFLRWFSVVMSYGAATPLGAAAAHSAKVPDPPFRWKTVKGPWFDNNLALLQDGADGLTMTWHTGVVEDGDELHPRLQEVASITVPAKGDSRVSY; encoded by the coding sequence ATGGGATCCCCGCTGCTGTTGGGGCCGATGCTTCGGTACGTCGATGAGACGTCGGCCAGCATCTGGGTGGAGACGCGAGCCGACTGTCGGGTGAGCGTCCACGCGGACGGACGGTCGTGGCAGGCGCGCAGCTTCACCGTGCACGGCCACCACTACGCCCTCGTCGAACTCGACCGGCTCGAGCCCGGCAGCGTCTCGCCGTACGAGATCGATATCGACGGGGTGTCCGTCTGGCCGGATTCACGCTCTGAGTTCCCCGCGTCCGTGATCGCCACGCGCACGCGCGGGCAACGGTCGCGCATCGCCTACGGCTCGTGCCGCACCAGTGTTCCCCACGACAAGTCGGGCAATCGAACCCATGGCGTCGACTCGTTGCGCGCCTTCGCGCTCGCGGTGGCCGACGGCCGCGAGGCCCGACCGGATCTGATGCTCTTCCTCGGCGATCAGGTGTACGCCGATTCGACCACCAAGGAGATGCAGGCATTCATCCGTGCCCGCCGGAACATTCACGAGGAACCGGGCAAGGAGCTCAAAGACTTCGAGGAGTACGCCCATCTCTACCGACTGGCGTGGTCGGACGGCGCGAATCGGTGGCTGCTCTCGTGCGTGCCGAGCGCGATGATCTTCGATGACCACGACATCCGCGACGACTGGAACGCCTCGCTCGACTGGAAGCGGAAGATGGAAGCCACCTCCTGGTGGCACGAGCGCATCGTCGCGGGCCTGGCGTCGTACTGGGTGTACCAGCACCTCGGCAACCTGTCGCCGCGCGAGCGTGCTGCTGACCAGATGTGGCAGCAGATCAGTGGGCGCGACGACGATGCTTCCCGCGACCTCACTGCCGCGCTGGACGAGTTCGCCGACCGCTGCGACAAGGAACCGAACAGCTACCGCTGGAGCTACTCCCGAGACTTCGATGCGACCCGTCTCATCGTCCTGGATTCCCGCGTCTCGAGAGATCTCACCCCGTCGGCCCGAGGGCTGCTGAACGATCGAGAGCTCACCTGGTTCGACGACCATATGCGGGGCGGATTCCGCCACGTTCTGATAGCCACCTCGCTGCCGTTCCTCTTGCCGCTGGGTTTGCACCATGTCGAGGCCTGGGATGAGGCGATCGCACAAGGCGCCTGGGGCCGACCGGCGGCGTGGGTCGGGGAACGACTGCGACGGACCTTCGACCTGGAGCATTGGGGGGCATTTCAGAACAGCTTCCAGGCGGTTGCCGGCATCACGGCGGAGCTGGCAGACGGCGACCGCGGCCCTTCGCCGCTGACGGTGACCTACCTGTCCGGTGATGTGCATTTCTCGTATCTGGCCGAGGTCGAGCGTGAGAACGGCAGCCGAATCGTGCAGGCAGTCTGCTCACCCATGCGGAACCCGTTGCCACGCTTCCTGCGCTGGTTCTCGGTCGTGATGTCGTATGGCGCAGCGACGCCGCTGGGGGCCGCAGCGGCGCATTCCGCGAAGGTTCCCGACCCGCCCTTCCGCTGGAAGACGGTGAAGGGTCCGTGGTTCGACAACAACCTCGCGCTGCTGCAGGACGGCGCCGATGGGCTGACGATGACATGGCACACCGGCGTGGTGGAGGACGGAGACGAACTGCATCCTCGTCTTCAAGAAGTGGCATCCATCACGGTGCCGGCGAAGGGAGACTCCCGAGTCTCGTACTGA
- a CDS encoding thiolase family protein, giving the protein MSSDRDPVIIAARRTPIATRGRGLAGRSVGDLGGAVIREALADAQALTCSPVDVADVLLGNCMGPGGNPGRIAALAAGLGPEVPGGTVDRQCGSALAAVVDAVAAIRAGDERVRVAGGVESPSTAPVRITDGVPYDRAPFTPPGFPDPDMTRAAEDLAAHDGIPRSRQDAHAARSHARARAALAAGRFDAELVPFAGLRHDDAIGGAEPLLPRLPALFPGGTVTAGTSTRIGDGAAVVVVAPAGTAPGLAVRTAAVVGCDPALPGIGAAPGIHSALRAAGATVADVEAFEIVEAFAAQSIAVLDRIGVDEDDPRVCADGGALALGHPWGASGAVALVRLFARLVRADRPAGTLGVAAASVGGGLGIAAVVEVVR; this is encoded by the coding sequence TTGTCGTCTGACCGCGACCCCGTGATCATCGCCGCCCGGCGGACGCCCATCGCCACGCGTGGCCGGGGACTCGCTGGACGGAGCGTCGGCGACCTCGGCGGGGCAGTGATCCGAGAGGCACTGGCGGATGCGCAGGCACTGACCTGTTCGCCCGTCGACGTGGCCGACGTCCTGCTCGGCAACTGCATGGGCCCGGGTGGCAACCCCGGGCGGATCGCCGCACTTGCCGCGGGGCTCGGTCCCGAGGTTCCTGGCGGCACCGTCGACAGGCAGTGCGGCAGCGCGCTCGCCGCCGTGGTCGACGCGGTGGCCGCGATCCGCGCGGGCGACGAGCGCGTGCGGGTGGCCGGGGGCGTCGAGAGCCCCTCGACCGCCCCGGTGCGCATCACGGACGGCGTGCCGTACGACCGCGCCCCCTTCACCCCGCCGGGCTTCCCCGACCCCGACATGACACGGGCGGCCGAGGACCTCGCGGCGCACGACGGCATCCCACGGAGCCGGCAGGACGCACATGCGGCGCGCAGTCACGCGCGGGCGCGGGCCGCGCTCGCCGCCGGTCGCTTCGACGCCGAGCTCGTCCCGTTCGCGGGACTCCGCCACGACGACGCGATCGGCGGCGCCGAGCCGCTGCTGCCACGACTGCCTGCCCTCTTCCCCGGCGGAACCGTCACGGCGGGCACCTCGACGCGCATCGGCGACGGCGCGGCCGTCGTCGTCGTCGCTCCCGCCGGCACCGCGCCCGGTCTCGCCGTACGCACGGCCGCGGTGGTCGGCTGCGACCCCGCGCTGCCCGGCATCGGCGCGGCGCCCGGCATCCACTCCGCGCTGCGCGCAGCAGGCGCGACGGTCGCCGACGTCGAGGCGTTCGAGATCGTGGAAGCCTTCGCCGCGCAGAGCATCGCCGTGCTCGACCGAATCGGCGTCGACGAGGACGACCCACGGGTGTGCGCGGACGGCGGCGCGCTCGCCCTCGGTCATCCGTGGGGCGCGAGCGGGGCGGTCGCTCTGGTGCGGCTGTTCGCCCGGCTCGTGCGCGCGGACCGGCCGGCGGGCACGCTCGGTGTCGCCGCGGCGTCGGTCGGCGGTGGGCTGGGAATCGCCGCCGTCGTCGAGGTGGTGCGATGA
- a CDS encoding energy-coupling factor transporter transmembrane protein EcfT has protein sequence MLTLYRPGDSWLYRMPAGPKTLLLLVLVLGVLVLPSQWWTVGAAGAISVIAYAVAGLRDGACGTRELGRQLFAIRWVMLITVAGQLLFLGPEAAVANAARVTASLVLAALLVLTTRVSALLDAFERGLRPLRRIGVDSERTALLLTVTLGTVPVLARLAAEVRDAQRARGARASLRRFVVPFLVISLKHADQLGDALAARGLR, from the coding sequence ATGCTGACGCTGTACCGACCCGGCGACAGCTGGCTCTATCGGATGCCGGCCGGTCCGAAGACGCTCCTGCTCCTCGTGCTGGTGCTCGGTGTGCTCGTCCTGCCGTCCCAGTGGTGGACGGTGGGTGCGGCGGGCGCGATCAGCGTCATCGCCTACGCGGTGGCCGGCCTCCGAGACGGCGCATGCGGCACGCGGGAACTGGGCCGTCAGCTGTTCGCGATCCGCTGGGTGATGCTCATCACGGTCGCGGGGCAGTTGCTCTTCCTCGGGCCCGAGGCCGCCGTCGCCAACGCCGCCCGGGTGACTGCCTCCCTCGTCCTGGCGGCTCTGCTCGTCCTCACCACCCGCGTCAGCGCCCTGCTCGACGCCTTCGAACGCGGCTTGCGCCCGCTGCGACGCATCGGCGTCGACAGCGAGCGGACCGCGCTCCTGCTGACAGTCACGCTCGGCACCGTTCCCGTGTTGGCACGACTCGCCGCCGAGGTACGAGACGCCCAACGCGCCCGCGGCGCGCGCGCGAGTCTGCGGCGGTTCGTCGTCCCGTTCCTCGTCATCTCTCTCAAGCACGCCGATCAACTCGGCGACGCCCTCGCCGCCCGGGGCCTGCGATGA